From the genome of Colias croceus chromosome 9, ilColCroc2.1, one region includes:
- the LOC123694268 gene encoding uncharacterized protein LOC123694268 yields MMKLVVLSCVLAAASATNLLAGYVAPWAYATPLIQPYNYRGPLSLAPGQPANILGADGRPLDTLDVNLDRSAHLTAKALDNGIHLLKKRSVVAAPIAAAYAAPFAYAAPFAYAAPLIQPSNYRGPLSLAPGQPANILAADGRPLDTLDVNLDRAAHYTAKAFNGAHILKKRSAILAPVAPVVSPVAVARAPLIASTFGYTAPVAPISQLTYATHFAYTL; encoded by the coding sequence ATGATGAAGCTGGTGGTGTTGTCTTGCGTGTTGGCGGCGGCCTCCGCTACAAACTTGTTGGCTGGCTACGTAGCGCCATGGGCTTATGCCACCCCCTTAATCCAACCATACAACTACCGGGGACCTTTGTCTCTCGCTCCAGGACAGCCCGCTAACATCTTGGGCGCTGACGGACGGCCTTTGGATACACTTGATGTCAACTTGGATCGGTCAGCTCATCTTACTGCTAAAGCTCTTGATAACGGCATCCACCTTTTGAAGAAGCGTTCCGTTGTCGCCGCTCCCATCGCCGCCGCCTATGCTGCACCTTTCGCGTACGCTGCGCCTTTTGCCTACGCTGCGCCTCTCATCCAGCCTTCCAACTACCGTGGACCTCTGTCGCTCGCTCCCGGCCAGCCCGCTAACATCTTGGCCGCCGACGGCAGGCCTCTCGACACCTTGGATGTGAACTTGGACCGCGCTGCCCACTACACTGCTAAGGCTTTTAATGGTGCACATATCCTGAAGAAGCGGTCGGCTATCCTCGCCCCTGTAGCTCCCGTCGTCAGCCCCGTCGCCGTCGCCCGGGCTCCACTGATCGCCTCCACCTTCGGTTACACCGCACCAGTCGCCCCGATCAGCCAGCTCACTTACGCAACGCATTTTGCCTATACACTATAA
- the LOC123694271 gene encoding larval/pupal cuticle protein H1C-like → MFKLVVLSALFAAAVASPGLIASVPFAYTSTLVSPATTTISRQASSVIHPSPLVSSAFTYSAIPTYAHYIKKRSAPLALRTYIAPTAFVARAPWAYAAAPITTTYHSYATPLIHASPIYSTTHLIKKRSAPLAYFTPTTYVSRAPYVTTYTAAAPLATSFGYPASVISHAPIAYTQFIKK, encoded by the coding sequence ATGTTCAAATTGGTGGTGTTGTCAGCTCTTTTCGCCGCGGCGGTGGCTTCGCCAGGCTTAATTGCCAGCGTACCCTTCGCTTACACCTCTACACTTGTATCGCCAGCGACTACAACCATCTCGAGACAGGCCAGCAGTGTCATCCATCCGTCTCCTCTCGTTTCTTCAGCTTTTACCTACTCCGCGATCCCAACGTACGCTCATTATATCAAGAAGCGGTCCGCACCTTTGGCTCTGAGGACATACATAGCGCCAACAGCTTTTGTGGCTCGGGCTCCTTGGGCTTATGCTGCAGCGCCCATCACCACGACCTACCACTCGTACGCTACACCTTTGATCCACGCGTCACCCATCTATAGTACAACGCATTTAATCAAGAAACGGTCCGCACCTTTGGCTTACTTTACCCCAACAACTTACGTGTCTCGTGCGCCTTATGTGACCACATACACTGCTGCTGCTCCGTTGGCGACATCTTTCGGGTACCCTGCGTCAGTAATTTCTCATGCTCCCATTGCCTATACTCAGTTTATTAAGAAGTAA